The window GCATCACGACAACGGCAGCGGTCAGCGACAGAGGCAATTTCATGATCAAGTTCCTTTGTAAGATCAGGGATAGACAATGTTCAGTGTGTACTGGCTGGAAAATTCCCCGACAGGGGAACTGCCAGCATTGAGTTGGGGCCGGAACCCAAGTTGGATGAGGTTTGTACCCGCGCTCATTGCAAGACTGCGTGGCGTGTTAAAAACAACGGCGGTGCGGCTGTCGACCCATGTGGCGGCCATGGATAAACCGCTAAGGGTGGTTGCGGATACACCAGGGGAGCCAGTGACCGCGTTTTGAGTAGGTACAAGCGTGACATTGACCTGCGTGGCTTTGGTGCAGCTCAAGCTAATTTCAGCCACCTGCTGCGACGAGGCGAAGTCGTTGCTCGTAAGCGCACCGAACCCAAGGGCAAGATGGGACGCTGAGCTGATGGAGCAAGTAGGTTGAACAACCGTGTAGGCGACATTCACCGCCCCGATGACGACTTTACCCGCGAAAGCCGTATCGATTCCATATAAGGTCACCCCCCCAAAATATAATCCTGGCGTGGTCCTAGTGGTTCCAGAGATGATGAAATCGTATGAAAAAGTATCACCGACTGCTAGGTAACCGTCACAATTGCCCGGTTCAAAGCAAGTAGTATTTGCTGGAGCACTCTCATAGGGCACGTCATAACCAGTTGCCGCTGCCACTACCGTTAAGTCTCGCCCCGTGTTGGACTGCCCATACTGGGCTTGGGTGTAGTATCCACCTACCGCAATGATTGAGTTGACTTTGCAAGTTCCTGCAAAGCGGGTCTGAAAAGGACTAAGTGGAATGACCTCTTTTAGACTCAAGGTCTTCTCGGTGTTGCTGCAAGTTAAACTAAGTTTCGGGTCAGCAGACAGAGCGTATTGGCTGACAAGGCTGAAAAAAACAATAAAAAAGCAGCACTGGAATTTTCTTATCCAGGTAAATTTCCCCATTGTCAGATCGTGCACAGGAACACCTCATTCGTTATCGTCAGCCGTTATTTTTTTGGAGGGGGGGTGCAAGTGACCTTAAACTGACCAATGCCCGTTGGCGGCAGGTTGTATTGTTTTAAGTCCAGGTT of the Pseudomonas frederiksbergensis genome contains:
- a CDS encoding spore coat protein U domain-containing protein, encoding MHDLTMGKFTWIRKFQCCFFIVFFSLVSQYALSADPKLSLTCSNTEKTLSLKEVIPLSPFQTRFAGTCKVNSIIAVGGYYTQAQYGQSNTGRDLTVVAAATGYDVPYESAPANTTCFEPGNCDGYLAVGDTFSYDFIISGTTRTTPGLYFGGVTLYGIDTAFAGKVVIGAVNVAYTVVQPTCSISSASHLALGFGALTSNDFASSQQVAEISLSCTKATQVNVTLVPTQNAVTGSPGVSATTLSGLSMAATWVDSRTAVVFNTPRSLAMSAGTNLIQLGFRPQLNAGSSPVGEFSSQYTLNIVYP